Proteins co-encoded in one Actinomadura luteofluorescens genomic window:
- a CDS encoding helix-turn-helix transcriptional regulator codes for MRSLEEKTVRLLGGVVEAQTLRLYIRLLVADGCPVDEAADLLGGAEEVETLLQAGMAQVCEPAVDLPTRLVPVPMDVVLQHTLVGLARKALADYERLLGGYQRMCALASSTREEPDTSVGQLAQLITDADEVSRLTSTLLGSVQREWLTLSNHAPAEPMDGAGITATPSPVGRGARCRAIYDGDLLAETVARDKMESIAETGIEVRILPRIRMSLGLADEGVALLPLTSSETAGVLLVQSSVIVGALWEYFELLWERAIPYGGSGANRKGLPEIHIKILRLLVQGLSDDAIAQQVNLSLTTVRRHIKALRENLDIRTRFQLGVIAVQHGLVD; via the coding sequence ATGCGCTCTCTCGAAGAGAAGACCGTTCGACTGCTTGGCGGAGTCGTTGAAGCGCAGACTCTTCGTCTGTATATCCGACTCCTCGTCGCAGACGGCTGTCCGGTGGATGAGGCCGCGGACCTCCTCGGAGGCGCAGAAGAGGTAGAGACCTTGCTCCAGGCCGGAATGGCACAGGTCTGCGAACCGGCAGTCGACTTGCCGACTCGCCTGGTGCCCGTTCCGATGGACGTGGTCCTGCAGCACACGCTCGTCGGTCTCGCTCGGAAGGCGCTGGCCGACTATGAAAGGCTTCTGGGCGGTTACCAGCGCATGTGTGCCCTCGCTTCTTCCACACGCGAAGAGCCGGACACGTCGGTTGGGCAGTTGGCACAGCTCATCACCGACGCCGATGAAGTCAGCAGACTGACCAGCACGCTCCTAGGCTCAGTCCAGCGCGAATGGTTGACCCTGAGCAACCACGCGCCGGCAGAACCAATGGATGGAGCCGGTATCACTGCGACTCCCTCTCCAGTTGGTCGCGGTGCTCGATGTAGAGCCATCTACGACGGCGATCTCCTGGCGGAGACAGTCGCGCGCGACAAGATGGAATCGATAGCCGAGACCGGCATCGAAGTTCGGATCCTTCCACGTATTCGCATGAGTCTGGGGCTCGCCGACGAGGGGGTTGCGCTCCTTCCCCTCACCTCCTCCGAAACGGCCGGTGTGCTGCTCGTTCAGTCCTCGGTGATCGTGGGCGCCCTCTGGGAGTACTTCGAGCTACTCTGGGAGAGGGCAATTCCATACGGGGGAAGTGGGGCCAACAGAAAAGGTTTACCGGAGATCCACATAAAAATCTTGCGCCTTCTGGTCCAGGGGTTGTCAGACGACGCCATCGCGCAACAGGTGAATCTGAGCCTGACCACGGTCCGTCGCCACATCAAGGCACTTCGAGAGAATCTCGACATCAGAACACGTTTCCAGCTCGGCGTGATCGCCGTCCAGCACGGCCTGGTGGACTGA